The genomic segment GCGGAAAGGCGGGCTCGATTCATCAGCGCTCCAGTTGTTCGAATTGGATGCGGGGATCGACCCACACATAGCAGAGGTCGGAAATCAGCTTGGTGGCGAGACCGATCAGCGTGAACAGATACAGCGTGCCGAGCACGACCGGATAGTCGCGCCTGACCACGGATTCATACGACAGCAGCCCGAGCCCGTCGAGCGAAAACAGCGTTTCGATCAACAGACTGCCGGTGAAAAACGCGCCGATGAACGCAGCCGGAAAACCGACGATCAGCGGCAGCATCGCGTTGCGAAACACGTGCTTCCACAGCACACGTCTCTCGGACAACCCTTTCGCGCGCGCAGTCAACACGTATTGCTTGCGGATTTCGTCGAGGAACGCGTTCTTGGTCAGCATCGTGACGACCGCGAAACTGCCGACCACCGACGCCGTGATCGGCAACGTGATGTGCCACAGATAGTCGACGATTTTGCCGCCGAAACTCAACTGCGCCCAGTTATCCGACGTGAGATTGCGCAGCGGGAACAGTTGCAGGAACGAGCCGCCGCCGAACAGCACGAGCAGCAGCACGCCGAGCACGAAGCCAGGAATCGCGTAACCGATCAGTACAAC from the Paraburkholderia fungorum genome contains:
- a CDS encoding microcin C ABC transporter permease YejB produces the protein MWSYIVKRLLLMIPTLLGVLTLTFVVIQFVPGGPVEQMQHELRKGAENGAPFGLRAHSGVDAQQIAQLKQLYGFDKPPLERYVLMLKRFSTFDLGQSYFRHQSVWSLIVSKLPVSISIGLWTFFLTYLISVPLGIAKAVRNGSRFDLVTSLVVLIGYAIPGFVLGVLLLVLFGGGSFLQLFPLRNLTSDNWAQLSFGGKIVDYLWHITLPITASVVGSFAVVTMLTKNAFLDEIRKQYVLTARAKGLSERRVLWKHVFRNAMLPLIVGFPAAFIGAFFTGSLLIETLFSLDGLGLLSYESVVRRDYPVVLGTLYLFTLIGLATKLISDLCYVWVDPRIQFEQLER